From the bacterium genome, the window GTCCTCGATCTTGGCCGTGGCCACGGGGTCGATGGCCGAGGTGGGCTCGTCCATGAGCAGGACCTCCGGGCGCACGGCGATGGCGCGCGCGATGCAGAGCCGCTGCTGCTGGCCGCCCGAGAGGGCCGTGCCCGGCCGGTCCAGCGCGTCCTTGACCTCGTCCCAGAGCGCGGCGCCGCGCAGGGCCTTCTCGACGGCTTCGGCCAGCTCGGCCTTCCCCAGACGGTAGTGCAGTTTCAGGCCGTAGGCCACGTTGTCGTGGATGCTCATGGGGAACGGCGTCGGCTTCTGGAAGATCATGCCGACCTTGCGCCGCAGCTCGATGAGGTCGGTCGCCGGGGACAGCAGGTTCTCGCCATCGAGCAGGACCTCGCCGCGCGCGCGCTGGTCGCGGTAGAGCTGGTAGATGCGGTTGTAGACGCGCAGGTGCGTCGACTTGCCGCAGCCCGAGGGGCCGATGACCGCGGTCACGCGGTTGGCGGCGATGTCCAGGTTGTTGTCGAACAGGGCCTGCTGCTTGCCGTAGTGG encodes:
- the pstB gene encoding phosphate ABC transporter ATP-binding protein PstB, with the protein product MNATRPESRPTPPLAPRPHVTDRPGADWPGADRPGAAPADAPPKISVRGLDFHYGKQQALFDNNLDIAANRVTAVIGPSGCGKSTHLRVYNRIYQLYRDQRARGEVLLDGENLLSPATDLIELRRKVGMIFQKPTPFPMSIHDNVAYGLKLHYRLGKAELAEAVEKALRGAALWDEVKDALDRPGTALSGGQQQRLCIARAIAVRPEVLLMDEPTSAIDPVATAKIEDLVEELKKDFTIVIVTHNMQQAARVSDYTAFFFEGRIVEFGVTRQIFTKPVHRQTEDYITGRFG